CGACCACGACGACCGCTGCCGCGACCGCGGCGATCGCCATCGCGCTCCGCCTGCGGTGGCGCCGCCGGCCGGCCTGCCACAAGGCACCGAATCCCGGTGGCGTCGTGGTCTGTTCGCGTACGGCGGCCCGCACGTCCTCGAAGTCGAGCTTGCTCATCGGGCTACCTCCTCGCCGTCCAGGGCCGCGAACGTGTCGTCGTCCAGCAGCCGCGCGAGCGCCGCGCGACCGCGGACCAGCCGGGTCTTGATGGTGTTGGCGGAGGTACGCAACGTCCGCGCCACCTCCTCGACGCTCAGGTCCGCGAGGTGGTGCAGCGCGATCGCCTCGGCCTGCACGGCCGGCAGTTTGCGCATCGCGGCCATGATCTCCAGCCGTTCCGAGCCGATCCCCGGCAGCGTCGTCGGCGGCGGCTCGCGGCGTATCAGCGTGTCCAGCCGGACTCTTCGGCGAAACCTGCTGCGTGCGACGTTCAGCGCCACCGTACGCAGCCAGGCCTCCGGACTGTCCGCGGCCAACGCCTTCGCCGGCCGCGCGATCGCCTTGAGAAACGCTTCCTGGACGGCGTCCTGAGCCTCCGGCAGGTC
The nucleotide sequence above comes from Fodinicola acaciae. Encoded proteins:
- a CDS encoding sigma-70 family RNA polymerase sigma factor: MTYAMADGEPAVASGGEVARRLEEIYRATYQRLVLAAYALTGDLPEAQDAVQEAFLKAIARPAKALAADSPEAWLRTVALNVARSRFRRRVRLDTLIRREPPPTTLPGIGSERLEIMAAMRKLPAVQAEAIALHHLADLSVEEVARTLRTSANTIKTRLVRGRAALARLLDDDTFAALDGEEVAR